The DNA window GGCACTCCTACTCTTCAGTCACATCATCCAAcaatgaagaaagaagaaaacggAAGGTGATGAAGCTACGATGGGTTGTAGAACAAAGGGCGTGTTCCTTTATCCATGTAACAAGAAAGGGCTAATACCAAGAGCCTAGTCACACTAAGGTTAGAGCACATCAAAAACTATTTTCCCTCATTTGTGTTGCACCAAGGATCCAAGAAGAAATCTACCAAGTCTCAGGCACAAATCAAGCAATGAGGGAGAAATCAAAGTCAAATCCGGATAGTAGCAGATCTACGGTCTAAATCTAAACTTCAAGCGAAACCAAGACACTATGTGCTAGATTCAACAaacttgaaaaacaaaaaaaggatgAGAACGTATGGGTAACATGCATGCAATAGATTCGgatctctctctcctcactgaTGAAGCCGCTGCAGCTCTAATGCAAGACAACAAGACAGTATGGGTTTTGGACTTGCTTCAACCTTGGAGGTTCCACTCTTCTATAATAACGGTGAACGGCCAGTGGTTGAATGCAAGATAGTAAGAATCAAAACACAGGATTCACATCTCATCGCTGCCTCAGTTGTttgagttcttctccttcatggttctcatttgttatttctttttctcattttggtCTGTCTGAGTCTCATCAAAATTCTCCAAACATGGTGAGGTTAGTCGAAAACTGCCAATGAGAGGTAAGGGACAGTGACTTACACTTGAAGAAAATGCCGTAAGATGTTTCTGATTTTCTTTATACATCTTTCTGTTTTGTTTCATGATcctatagagattcccttacaagttgggttagctCTTGGCTATTGAAAGCTACGACGAGTCCTAGTCAAATTCAAATTTCGTCACAATCTGGATTAGTCCCAGATAGGATTTGGTAGATTCTATTCAAAACATTGGTGTATGTAATTTAGCGAAAAAGTTAGTCAAATTTCAAGAGCATTGTGACGGAGACTGGATGTACACTACATTGTAGATAgccatcaaagtttaattttaatacactgACAATGTCAAATAtagttttattataaatatttttgaatattttaaatggGTTGTGCTACGTATACACCATGAGCGTTGGTTAGGGAGGCAACATCTCCATGAACCATGTTTTGCATTGAACCCAGAAACAGCCGAATTAAGTTTACTCAGTTAAGAAAGAGAGTAGATGATAGCTAATTTGTTGATGGTTTACTTATGCCCTTAACTTTTTTTCTGTTGTTGTGAATGTGTCGATGGATTCACCAGTTATTAACGTTGTATTGAATTATAATGAGTTGCTGTTCTTCAATTTGAAATAGTCCTTGCTGAATTCTATCTTAGTAGATGGCACACAAGTTGCATTGTCcgatttatgttaaaaaaattaaaagaaattgagGTTCACTAATTGGACCGTCCGATTTCTATACCTTCCACAATTTCGTACAATACCAAAAATTATACTGTTTCATTATATCGCTACTCTTACTTCCATACCTAAAAAAAATAGCCGTCTTATACAGCGTTCAGTCATTATATCGCCAACTGATATACTTACGTATTTGAATGTTTCACTATCTTATTTAGTCAACATTCTAACAAATAAATAGAATCAACACATCTAAAGTGCAGCTAAACTGTATTCACTTCAACATATTTTTACATCTCAACATTCCTACAATACTGCATGAATTATACTTTTACTATTAATCCAGTAGTACCTActcaaatatttaatatttgttcaatcatatctttattcattactttttaaattatataaaattatcctATAATGAGTACAGCACCGAAATAACTACCGCCTGCTAAATAAACTAAGTCTTCAGTGGTCACCAAAAATTTCGTGCAGGTGCAtatattctttctcttcttttttttttgggagcCACTTAGATAAATACATTTAAAACATCTTTTAAATCGGTTTAATCGAAAAACCGATAAACCAAATCTTGAAccaatttgaattaatatttttttataaaaatgactataatatccctattataaaaaatgactcaaaatatttctattatatattttaaaaactctaaattctaatctttttcttctctctatgcaattattgaattagataggatttttaaaattaaaaaaatatataataaaaatattttagtaattttctataataaagttattatagtcatttttttataaaaaaatattattaatttaaatcaattcaaaatttgGTCTACTATTTTTTTGACCAAATCAATTTGTCTGatctaattttgaaaaaaataatatagtttaattaattatatgtattaaactTTAGTTAATAgcaaacatctttaaaaaaagacgttttaaacatttttatcgAAGTGTCTCCTTTTTTTCTGCCTTCAATTGGGTTATgtaatcttttatttatttttttctttttttttgggtcaaGGGGTCATATACCCGTTATTAACTTACTGAAACAGAGATGCTTTTAACCCATCCCACCCTTTCAACCATGATTCTCTCTCAGCCCACCTTTATCCAAGGCCTTGTATGGAATCCAGTCCAGCGGGCCCAATTCCTCCCATCCAAGCACAGCACCTCCTTCCCAAACGGATCCAATTCCCTCCCAACATGAGCTACTCGGCTTTGAGCACGCTTCACGTCACCCCTTTCAGAGACCAGTCACAAACGGCTCCCCCTGGACACCTGTCACCACGAGAAAACTCCAATAAGAATATCTGTATCCTCCAATCTGTACACTATAATTTCCCATAATAAAATCAAAGATTTACATTAAGAGTGGTGCTATTTTATTATCTGAATACGTAATTGGTAATTGCCAACTACGAATACACAGTTGATTGTAACAATAGTTTTATCGAATTATTTTTTTCGTATTTTTTCTATTCTCGCAGACTCACATTTAATCTCTCACTTTTTTTTCTCGATTGGTTTTTACTAAAActcatttttttccaaaatttaaattctgtCCATTTGATTTGTTCTTAAagaatatatcttttttttcttccttacGAAAATTCCAGCTACATGTACTGTTTATTCTCTTTAACATCACAATAAAATCACGGCACCACAATAAAATCGGTGTGTAATAGTTGATTCCCCTGACAATTACGTTATTGTCTTTTAAGTATGTAGTCTCCGATCTTCCACTATTTTATGCTACTTGTTGTTTTATTTGGCTGAactcaattttaaaattcaaaacttgATTGAATGATTATATTAATACTTGTGATTTTAACGATTTTGCAGTTTCAATTCGATTATTAACGGAGTTTGGTAGGGGAAACATGGGGCAGTTTTATCCACGCCAATTTTTGGCTTTCATCCATTTAATTCATGTTTGATTTAGAATTTCATCAATTTAATTCGTGTTTGATGTTAATTCCATTAGACTGGACACCTAGGGAGTTCGTGGCCTTTCACATGGGCTGTGTGAGAAAGTGGTTCTTTTTTACGCCGCCTATGCAAGAGGTCAAATGGTTGTCACACGACCCATGTGAGAAAGCAGCTCGCTTTGAGACGGACTGTGCGAGAGAACAGATGGCTGTCACATGGCCTGTATGATAGGTTAGAGGGCTGTTACACACCACGTGTGAGAAATCAGACGGGAGAGGACTATGGCATGACCCGTGTCAGAGATTAGACTGATGTCACACAGTCTGTGTTGAGAGattatacttattttttaagtttcatATTAAATTAACCCAATTAAGAGGCAGCTTGTGGAAATTGCTTAGGGTAGTTACAACCAATATAGTGGCTTTAAAATGTTTTTGTTAGTTATTAATCATGAGGCAGAGTTTTTCGGTTATTACCTGGACCAGAACATGGTTGTTTTCCAAAGTAGTTATTTAGTTTTGACTTAAATTCTTCTGGTTGTATTTAAGTGTATTTATTTGATTCCATGTgttttgtttgatattgtttGTGTTGTTGGTTTAGGCATTTGTTGTTAGATGTTAACTTTGTCTACTCCTTTGTGATTTTCTTCCCGAAAACTTTTGTAAGTGTGTTATCAACTGAGGTGCCATCATAAAATCAGAAATTGGTGATAATGTTCTCGTTGTTGGCATAGAATTTGATTTTCTAGATGTAGTAATCAAATTTTACAACACCTACGCGAGAAGAGTTGGCTTTGACTGGAGGAATAGGAGTTCGAAAAAGAATGCTGATAGGGTTATATACTATGTTATGCTTGTCTGTAACCGGAAGGGCAAAGCCgaatcaaaggttgatgaaacGAGGAAGACCTATCTAAAAGGACCTATAGGGTGCAAAGCCAAGATCATTGCCTCTTTTGATGTAGGCGGTAGTTGGATTGTTAGTGTAGATGAACTCGAACACTGTCACGATCTAAACTGCACTAATTTGAGGTTATTGAGGAGAAATAAGGTTATTTCTATGTAGGCTAAAAGGACTTGCCAAATTGATTCTCAAGGCAGAATTCGAGTATGTAAAATATTTCAGAAACTGCTTAATCATGCCGGCGGACCTGATAGCCTTAGTTTTTAGAAAAAAGGATGTGAGAAATTTCATTGATTTGGATAGGAGATCAATTGCGAAAGGAGGCGATGGTAAAGAGGTAATGGACTAGTTCATACTGATGAAGAAGCGAGGCAATCATTTTTACTATGATGTTGATTACGATGAAGAATGTCGAATTATTcagatatttttttctaatcctCGGAGCATTGCCTTGTACGAGTACTTTCGGGATGTTGTCAACTTTGATACGACATACCTAACAAATAAGAACGACATGCCGTTTGTTGCCTTTGTCGGAGTTAACCATTACGGACAATCTGTACTTCTTGAATGTGGGTTACTCAACTCCAAAGAAAAGGCTTCATTTGTGTGGTTATTTAATTTCTGGGTGAATTGTATGTCCGGATAGCCTCCAGCAGTTATTGTTATTGACTATGTCCCTCTATGAGAGTTGTTATTAGGAAGGCCCTGCAACATACTAGGCATAAGTTATTATTGTGGCACATAATGAAGAAGCTTCATGAGAATTTGAAAGGATATGGTTGCTACGAAGAAATTCAGGTTACAATGAGTGAAGTCGTCTACCAAAGTTTGACTATAGAGGAGTTTGAAGACAATTGGACTGGTTTTGTGAATGCCTATTGTCTCGAGGATAATGAGTGGTTGCAAGGGATGCGGAATGATCGCAGATGCTGGATTCCAGTGTATCTGAAGGGTGACTTTCGGGTTGGAATATCTTCCACTCAGAAAAGCGAGAGAGTCCATTTTTTGTTCGACAAGTATCTGAACTGCAGACAACCTTAGCTGAATTTGTAACCCCGTACAACAATGCTCTAATGTCTAGGGTGAAAAAGGAGGCTGCCAAGGATTTTGACTCTCTAAACAAGATTTTGCCATGTTGCTCCAACAACGAGATTGAAGGTGCAACGTGGATTTCAAGAGAAGATGAATTGCATTGTGTCGTTGATCCGGGATGAAGACAATAACCAAGCCTATGAGGTGGTCCATAATGTGAAGATTGTAGGTCGACGACGAGAAGTGAGGCACTGATAAActgctattttacggtttatcttgtgcttgttTCAgtagattttatccattattctcatacttattcatgtaaattgtatgttttacattttccttcctgattttgtgttatgattgaaaacatgcttttctggccttaaatttgctaattttaatcctcttttattaccattcgatgccgtgatatattTGCTGagtgttttcagggtttatagggtaggaatgacttagaggatagaaaggaagcatgcaaaagtggaaggaacacaagaaaatgAGGAATTCAGAAGCTagcagtgacgcgtacgcgtaagcaacgcgtatgcgtgactggCACGTTAGACAAgcaatgcgtacgcgtgatcaaGATTTCGTCAAGCGGCGCGTACGCCTaggcgacacgtacgcgtgacgaGCGTCACGTGCTGTAATTTACCGAAAACGctaggggcgatttctgggctcctttttgacccagtttcaggCCCAAAAATCCAAATTAGAGGCTGTAGAGTGGAGCATATTAGGGAATCAATTCATTCACACTTCATTCACAATtagttaggttttagatgtagttttctagagagaaatgctctctcctctctctaggtttaggacttttaggtttatttctccTCTAATTCAGAGTTACATgttgctttaatttagtttctcctCTACATTCTATTATTCTAGTACTTTAATTATCTATTCCCCTTTGTGATTTCCTTATTTTGctaatttggtttatgaactcttgtGTTACTCTCAATTTCCCTTTTAATGCAACTTCATGTTTCATGTTTATGGCTTCTCTATCTAATTGTTGGTTGTTGATTTCTTCTTGCAATTGTTAGGCTTAGATTTTGCTATGTCTTGTtggttttctatatttttatgttatgccttccaagtgtttgataaaatgcttggtaggattttaaattagattttcggtattcttaacttggattgatcaattatagactcttgaattatcaaaagtCGTTTGTTAATTGGTGATTGAGCATTGCTAGTTGGCTTGAActtcactaactctagtctttgaCTAGGATTTGTGAATTCAAGTTGAATtactcacttgacttaccttcaattgttagaggttgactaagtgagagcaatttacaattaccatcacaattggcaatgataattaggataggacttttaattatcaatccttgctaagagctttcttagtttagtttattttcttgccattttacatTCTCATTTCTTAttacaaaaaccccaaaaatatacttttccataaccaattataagtacacttccctgcaattccttgagagacgacctgaggtttaaatacttcggttgatttttattgggtttgcttaagtgacaaacaaattaaatttgattgaggtttaatcGTCGGTTTagatctatacttacaacacaattaattttgtgaaattctttaccgacattTTATCCTCCATCAATTTTTGGCTCCATTGCCGGTGATCTgtaaatgtgtgccttattattggttattgtgtaTATTGCTTTTTGtgtgtttgttagtttttgttagttttaggatttagttgcttctttttattggtttttgttttctttttctactatgaattctcacccctttgacTACAAGtatggttacaattatgttgtaagaagtagagattacaatgaaggcttgcatcaaggatgggacaatcaaagatgggagaaGCCAcgaggatttgatcaaccctcttggcaacaaccccctccaatgTACTATGAGCAACACGAGTTCCATGATGCATCCCAAGGcaatggttatggtggacctCTTCATGACAATCAACACCCACCACAATATACCTATGAACCTCCTCCTCAATATAGCCCACAACCATACTCATAATCCCCATTTTACCAAACACTTTCGTATAACCccaatccatatccaccatgccaaccaccttatgagccatacgACCCATGCTTAGAACCACccccattccaacacaattactcccaagaaccaccacctcaatatacaccatccccatatccttatcaagatgaAGCATCTTCCTATCATGAACCCTTCCTTCCAAGCAATGAACCCTCATATCCACTCCAATCTCCAATgaatgaaacccttggtgttcttcttcaaggacaagaacagATGAAAAAGGAGGTACTAGAATTCACAGCTTCCTTGGCTGAGGTAGTAAATCGATTAGCCTCTcaatgtttgaatactcaagATACACCCATGGCCACTTGTAGAGAATCAAGTGAggagcgtagcatgaaggagggATTGGAAACTCCGATGGAAAATGAGGAATGTGATTTTGTACTCGAACAATTGGACGAAGCCGTAATTATCGAAGAAgaattggttgaagacttaggagatgttgagaGTCCATGGTAACCTCAAGTCATAGAGCCCCTTGTGTGAATTTGAtattgaggagggtgtacaacctccaaagcatatcatggttgaagactttgaggAGATCGATCAAGAGATGAATTCAATAATCGACGAATTTCTTACTATAATTGAACCATTCCCCATTGGACTTGAAGAAGAGGTTAACGAAGAAGGTGCACAAACTCCAAGGCATATTCCCTATGAAGAATTGGACGGAATAGATCAAGAAgcaagttcccttggtgatgatgatcatgaatcAAGCCAACTTTCTCCCGATGAAATTGAAAGTAAAGTTGAGGTAGACTTCTCTCAAccttatatttataatttgag is part of the Arachis duranensis cultivar V14167 chromosome 1, aradu.V14167.gnm2.J7QH, whole genome shotgun sequence genome and encodes:
- the LOC107493195 gene encoding protein FAR1-RELATED SEQUENCE 5-like, giving the protein MPADLIALVFRKKDVRNFIDLDRRSIAKGGDGKEIFFSNPRSIALYEYFRDVVNFDTTYLTNKNDMPFVAFVGVNHYGQSVLLECGLLNSKEKASFVWKALQHTRHKLLLWHIMKKLHENLKGYGCYEEIQVTMSEVVYQSLTIEEFEDNWTGFVNAYCLEDNEWLQGMRNDRRCWIPVYLKGDFRTTLAEFVTPYNNALMSRVKKEAAKDFDSLNKILPCCSNNEIEGATWISREDELHCVVDPG